CCGGTTCTGGAAGCGCATTCTGTCTGCTGCTGAGTCTTGAGTCACCTACATGATGTTCGAGAGCCTGTTTCTCCGTAAGATGTTGTCTGTTGAAGGAATGTTTGCAGCACCTACGTTCTTCACGAGTGCCTCACCACCGAGCGATGCGAAGCCACGCTCAAAGTTTTTGATGATGGACGGATGCTCGATGCTGACGAACCGGCCACGCCCAACAGTGTGGATTGGTGCAAGTTCCCGACCGTCCGCCATGTCGGCGATGTTGTCGAAGAAAGTAGAGGCGTTGCTGTCTGTTTTAATTTGAAGTTACTACAGAGTTGTACGGACCACCACGAATTTATCTCAAGAGATCGAATTGTCACGTGGTATTGAGATGAACGGACCCCTCTTCCACCGTCCCAGTCGTCCAGACTCTCGAAGGACCAAGCACAAGCACTGCTGCTCCGAGGTGCCTTCCGCCTACTCAACGTCAACTCCAGATCCAAGGTATCTGCGCGACTGCAGACGGGCTCGCTGCAGCAGAGCATCTTCAGCGCGATTTGAACATACCTGACTCGCTGTAATTGGACGATCACCACACCACGACATCacacctccgccctcttGGCATCGACCCCGACagacaacaacacctcccGCGAACTCTTGTCCATCACCGCCACCGGACCTCGCGTGTCGCAGCGCCGTCgctctcttcgtcgtcctTCTCCAACGTCACCTCGAGTCGTGCGTTCCATCGTCCCTCACGGCGTGGACGGCTGCAGGGCTGGGCCCCTTCCTTGCTGCTCCGCATTGGGTTGCCCTTGATCGACGTCCCATTGGACGAGATTCGCCATGAAGGGCTTCCGTCAGCGCGTGGTAAGTGGAAAATGAGAACTGAGAGCGCACACATATTCTAATGGTCGGATCTCATAGAGCCAGCTCTCGCGGGCGAAAGATCGAGAGGGTAACAAGctcgcgaagaagaaggactccaCCTCGGGCACGGCATCGCCTCATAACGGAACAACGCAATCACCTGCTGGCTCCGCGCATGCTACTCCGACCTCATCCACCAGCAATCTTGTCGACCCACGAAACAAGCCTCTGCCGGCCGATGCTCCGAACCAGTCTCATCCGGGCGCTCCGGTTCCTGGCCAGTCGCAGGCCAATGCTCAAAACCCGAGTCTGTTCGCGCAACATGGAGCAATCAGTGCAATGCCTGGACAAGGACAACAAGGTGGTCCATCCACTCCAGGCCGGCAGAACAACCCACTCGCTCCCAGTGTGGTGATCTCTCCGAGCGCTCCCGTGAGTACACCACAATCCTTGCAATCTTGGTACCAGAACTGACCGACTCATAGCATGTCCCGCCTCCAGGCGCCGCCGAAACTATGCCACACGATCTCGCGCCACCAAAAGCTGGTTCAAAGAGCTTACTGTTCGATAGACTACAGGCCACCCCGAAAGACACGGTGCCCGAGGGAATTCGAACTCCGAAACGACAGCATTCGTCCCGCTTCGACATTTCAGATCAAAGACAGCGCGAACTGGAGAAGCTTCCTGGCTTTCATGAGGTGCCGCCGAACAGGAGACAGGAGCTGTTCATGCAAAAGCTGGATCAGTGCAACATTATATTCGATTTCAATGACGCGTCTGGGGACATGAAGAGCAAGGAGATCAAACGACTCGCATTGCATGAGCTGTTGGACTATGTCGCGCAGAATCGTCAAGTCATCTCGGAGCCAATGTACCCGCGCGTGGTCGAAATGTTCGCAAAGAACCTGTTCCGGCCCATCCCACCGCCCATGAATCCGCAGGGCGAGGCATTTGAtccggaagaggatgagccCGTTCTGGAGGTTGCTTGGCCGCACATACAAGTCGTGTACGAGTTCTTCTTGCGTTTCATCGAGAGCCAGGACTTCAACACGAATTACGCCAAACAGTACATTGACCACGGCTTTGTATTACAACTGCTTGAGCTGTTCGACTCCGAAGACCCCAGAGAAAGAGACTTCCTCAAGACCACGCTACACAGGATATACGGCAAATTCCTCAACTTGCGATCCTACATTCGCAGAAGCATCAACAACGTGTTCTTCCAATTCGTATACGAGACGGAGAGATTCAACGGGATTGCGGAGCTTCTGGAGATCCTGGGCTCAATCATCAACGGTTTCGCGCTGCCACTGAAGGAAGAACACAAGCTGTTCTTGACCAGAGTTCTCATCCCTCTGCACAAGGTGAAGAGTCTGAGCATGTACCACCCTCAGCTGGCATACTGCATCGTGCAGTTTCTTGAAAAGGACGCTGCCCTCACCGAAGAGGTCGTGCTCGGCCTCTTGCGCTATTGGCCGAAGGTGAACAGCACCAAGGAGGTCATGTTCTTGAACGAAGTGGAAGATATTTTCGAGGTCATGGATCCCGCAGAATTCGCCAAAGTCCAAGAGCCACTCTTCAACCAGCTTGCGAAAAGCGTCGCAAGCCCGCACTTTCAGGTATGTCTGGTGTATGGGATTCTACGAACGATTGTGTTACTGATGGATGATAGGTCGCTGAGCGCGCACTGTACTTTTGGAATAACGAGTACTTCTGCAATCTTGTCAGCGATAACGTGGACGTGATCCTGCCCATCATGTTTGCGCCGCTGTACGAGAACTCGAAAGGACACTGGAATCGGTAGGTTGAATCGTGTCGCAAACCTGAGCCCGTACTAACAGCCGCGCAGGACCATCCACGGCATGGTGTACAATGCGATGAAGCTTTTCATGGAAGTCAATCCACAGCTCTTCGACGAATGCTCGCACGATTACACGGAGCAGCAGAACAATGCCGAAGCGGTCAAGGCGAATCGACAGGCCAAATGGGACCGCCTGACTCAGCTCGCTGAACAGATGAAAGCGAATGGTCACTCACCAGCGGTACGACCTCCACAAGGGTACGGGACTGGCTCGAAGAGTCCCGTacgcgaaggcgaaggcgatcCCATATCCATGGAGCGGTTACGCTTACAGGACGACAGGAGAGCTGACAGGCAGACGGTACGTGGATGAGATACTTGAGCATGCTCTCACACTCATCTCACTACACCTGCCTTTCGGCCAAGCCCAATTCTCCTTTGTATATCCGCTTCACGATCCCAGCATGTCCCCATAGCGAACTTTAGTCCCGGTCTTCCATTCTATCATCTCGTTTCGAGATGCTATTGTATTGTGGGCTATTCTGATTGGATTTGGCGTGTCTACTAGAAGCGTTCGCACAGCAGCAAAAGTCGACATACCGACGGGTCCTCTTCCACGTCGGCAGCGCCGTCTTCGGCAGTCTCCGGCAGCAGATCGAGGAGCGAAAGCGGCAAGAGTCGATAGAGAGCGAGGATGCAGCTCCGGGGCTCAAGGAAAAGGGAATGTATACTTTTCGTCCGTAATCATGGGGAGCAAACCTGAGTTTACGGGCGCCTAAGAGCAGGACGAAGGGCGTTTGAAGAAGCCGAGTTTTAACGAAATCGCATACTACCAATTCTTTCCGGCGCAAAAACTCCACGCCGCTTCTATTTGTGCTCCAGCAACATCGTGATACCCCATGCTCATTGAAACCATCCATGGATGTCGGCAATTCCGCCGCGCTAGCCCCAATCCGTATGACTAAGTCTCAAAAATTGCTACCACGACCAAGCGTTGATATGCGAATCACTTTGTCCTTCACGTGCGGTCGTCCTCACGAAGATCACAGCCAGTCGAAAGAGCGGCTTCAAGATGCAGGAGACTGAAATGGCATACCGAGCCTTCCCCGGTTCGTCTGCATTCTCCGAATTCCGTCTCAAACGAATCGCAGCCGCCATCGGAGCTAAGGAGTTGCAGTCGATATGGGTGCACTACGTTGCGTCTCATGAGGAACTTCGGGCAGATCAGATCTCCGTGCTGGACCAGCTACTTGAATATGGAAGCTATCCTGATCCGAACAACAAGCTGTACGGCGCTTTACTTAAGGCAGTAATCCACGGCCATTTGCCCGAAGACGCACGCATCCAAGTCTTCTTTGTCACGCCGCGAGCAGGCTCAATATCACCCTGGAGTTCCAAGGCTACTAGTATTGCACATGTCTGTGGACTCGAAGATGTGGTCAAGCGCGTTGAAAGAggtctcgtcttcgttgCGCGATTCGACGAGATCTCCAAGGATGGATCAATCCCGAGTCCGGACTCCCTCTACGATCGCATGACGGAAAGCATCGGCACGCAGTCGCCAGATCTGGATGCCATGTTCGCACAACTTCCGCCAGCCCCGTTGCAGAGAGTCCAGCTGCTGCAGAACCCTGCAGGACCGAGAGCCGCGCTTGAAGACGCGAACAAGACCCTTGGACTTGCTCTCGACGGATCTGAGATGGACTACTTGATCGATGCCTACACCAACCAGCTCAAACGTGATCCGACCGACGTCGAACTGTTCATGTTCGCGCAGGTCAACTCCGAGCACTGCAGACACAAGCAGTTCAACGCCAACTGGACGATCGATGGAAAGGACAAATCTCGTAGCTTGTTCTCCATGATTCGAAACACGCACAATTTGCACCCACAGCATGTCATATCGGCATACAGCGATAACGCGGCCGTTCTGCAGGGTAATGCGGGAGGCCACTGGGCGCCAGATCATTCTTCTGGCGAGTGGAAGCAGATCAAGGAGGATGTGCACTACCTGGCGAAAGTGGAGACTCACAACCACCCGACTGCGGTCTCACCATATCCTGGAGCCGCTACAGGATCAGGTGGTGAAATCAGAGATGAAGGCGCAGTCGGCAGAGGTTCAAAGCCAAAGTCCGGCCTCGCTGGCTTCAGCGTATCCGACCTGTTGATCCCGGGATACGAGCAGCCATGGGAATTGGATATTGGTAAGCCTGCTCATCTCGCGAGCAGTCTCGACATCATGCTCGAAGCTCCAATCGGAAGTGCAGCCTTCAACAACGAGTTCGGCAGACCATGCACGACCGGGTATTTCAGGACTCTTTCGATGAATGTGCCCGTGGACGAGAACAAGACTGAGGTAAGGGGATACCATAAGCCGATCATGATTGCTGGAGGTGTTGGTACTGTTCGACCGGAGCACGCACTGAAGACCAAGGGGCTTGTCAGTACTGGCGCTCACTTGATTGTTCTTGGAGGCCCGGCAATGCTCATTGGATTGGGTGGTGGCGCAGCGTCCAGTATTCAGTCCGGAGAAGGCAGCGTTGATCTTGACTTTGCCAGTGTCCAGCGTGGAAACGCCGAAGTGCAGAGACGAGCACAAGAGGTCATCAATACATGCACATCACTTGGATCAGAAAGTCCAATCCAGCTCATTCACGATGTGGGAGCTGGAGGTCTCTCCAATGCTCTTCCAGAGTTGGTCGAAGACGCAGGGTTTGGTGCGCGTTTTGAGCTGCGAGAAATCGACAATGCCGATCCGAGCTTGAGCCCACTTCAGATTTGGTGTTGTGAGGCCCAAGAACGGTACGTGATGGCTGTCGCGCCGGACAAGCTGGATGTGTTCACAAAGATCGCGAAGCGTGAACGTTGTGGCTACTCGGTTGTCGGTCAAGCTGTACAAGAAAAGCGCCTGGTATTGATGGACCGAGACTCTCAAGACGAGCCCAAGCCAATCGACCTTCCAATGGGCATTCTCTTTGGCAAGCCTCCCAAGATGCACCGAACGGTCGACTCGCGGAAGCTTCGCATCCCGAGCTTCGACAGCTCGCTCTCCAAATATTTACCGGACATTGCTCCTGGCGAGGTCCTCAACCATCCCATCGATCGTGTATTGGCGCTTCCAGCTGTGGGCTCAAAGTCGTTCCTCATCACGATTGCAGATCGCACTGTCGGCGGACTGACAGTCAGAGATCAGATGGTTGGCCCTTGGCAAACTCCCGTCGCTGATGTTTCGGTCACCGCAACGTCCCTTACTCCTGGCATCACCACGGGAGAAGCCATGGCTATGGGCGAGAAGCCTACGTTGGCTCTCATTTCGCCTGCTGCATCTGCACGGATGGCAGTGGCAGAGTCACTCCTTAACATTGCCGCTGCCAGTATCCCCAATAGACTCAGCAAAGTCCGACTCTCGGCGAATTGGATGGCTGCCAGTGGTCACCCTGGTGAGGGTGCTGCGCTGTACGAGGCTGTCGAAGCCATCGGCATGCAGCTTTGTCCCGAGCTGGGCATCTCAATCCCAGTTGGCAAAGACTCCATGTCAATGAAGACGAAGTGGGAGGGCAAAGAGGTCACTGCACCGTTATCACTCGTCATCTCTGCATTTGCGCCAGTCAACGACCTTAGCAGTACCTGGACCCCAGCACTCAGGAGACCTGAAGATGTGGGCGAGACTCTGCTCATGTTCGTTGACCTGGCTGGTGGCAAGAAGGCGATGGGCGGATCAGCGCTTGCACAGTGCTTCAGCCAAGTTGGTGATGTCGCTCCTGATGTTCATGATGTGGATGATATCAAGGACTTCTTCCATGCTGTGGAGCAACTCCACGAGTCCGACATCGTACTTGCTTACCACGACCGATCAGATGGTGGACTGTTCACGACCTTGGCGGAGATGATGTTTGCTGGACGCTGTGGTCTTGATGTGATGCTTGACCGGATTGTGACATCGGGCAGGCCGAAGGACCTGATCGAGACGTTGTTCAACGAAGAACTTGGCGCCGTCTTCCAGATCCGCAAGAAACATGAGAATGTCTTCCGTGGAGTCTTCGCGCCAATGAAGCCGATCACCATCGCCACTGTACCGAAGGCGCCTCGCCAAGACGTTGCCATGTACTATGGTGCAGATTGCGTCTACCGCGCTTCACGGAAAGAGTTGCAACAGAAATGGGCACATACATCTTGGGCCATGCAAAAGTTGAGAGACAATCCTGACTGCGCCGATGCTGAAAAGAAAAACATTGAAGACGACCAAGATCCGGGCTTACGGTTCAAGCTTACCTTCAAGCCCGAGGAGAACATTCTGCCATGGTCAACGACTCTCACATCCCAAATCAGAGCGAAGCCGAGAGTCGCGATTCTCCGTGAGCAAGGTGTCAACGGTCAAGCGGAAATGGCATTCGCGTTCTCCGTCGCAGGCTTTACTCCGATTGACGTTCACATGACTGACATCCTATCTGGACGCTTCTCGCTCGCTTCCTGCGTCGGTCTGGCCGCGTGCGGCGGGTTCAGCTACGGTGACGTGCTCGGAGCCGGTCAAGGCTGGGCAAAGAGTGTTCTGCTGCACGAGAACACGAAGAACGAGTTCAAAGCGTTCTTTGAACGCAAAGACACCTTTGCACTCGGAGTCTGCAACGGATGCCAATTCCTCTCTCGCCTCACGGAGATCATCCCTGGTGCTGAGACGTGGCCCACGTTTGAGCGCAACGCCAGCGAGCAATACGAAGCCCGCGTGTGCATGGTCGAAGTCGCCAACACACCCTCGCAGCCTCCAAGTGTGTTCCTCCACGGCATGGAAGGTAGCTACCTGCCCATCGTCACGGCCCACGGCGAAGGTCGCGCCAACTTCTCCGCTACGGGCCAGTCATCGCC
This genomic interval from Zymoseptoria tritici IPO323 chromosome 8, whole genome shotgun sequence contains the following:
- a CDS encoding phosphoribosylformylglycinamidine synthase, with product MQETEMAYRAFPGSSAFSEFRLKRIAAAIGAKELQSIWVHYVASHEELRADQISVLDQLLEYGSYPDPNNKLYGALLKAVIHGHLPEDARIQVFFVTPRAGSISPWSSKATSIAHVCGLEDVVKRVERGLVFVARFDEISKDGSIPSPDSLYDRMTESIGTQSPDLDAMFAQLPPAPLQRVQLLQNPAGPRAALEDANKTLGLALDGSEMDYLIDAYTNQLKRDPTDVELFMFAQVNSEHCRHKQFNANWTIDGKDKSRSLFSMIRNTHNLHPQHVISAYSDNAAVLQGNAGGHWAPDHSSGEWKQIKEDVHYLAKVETHNHPTAVSPYPGAATGSGGEIRDEGAVGRGSKPKSGLAGFSVSDLLIPGYEQPWELDIGKPAHLASSLDIMLEAPIGSAAFNNEFGRPCTTGYFRTLSMNVPVDENKTEVRGYHKPIMIAGGVGTVRPEHALKTKGLVSTGAHLIVLGGPAMLIGLGGGAASSIQSGEGSVDLDFASVQRGNAEVQRRAQEVINTCTSLGSESPIQLIHDVGAGGLSNALPELVEDAGFGARFELREIDNADPSLSPLQIWCCEAQERYVMAVAPDKLDVFTKIAKRERCGYSVVGQAVQEKRLVLMDRDSQDEPKPIDLPMGILFGKPPKMHRTVDSRKLRIPSFDSSLSKYLPDIAPGEVLNHPIDRVLALPAVGSKSFLITIADRTVGGLTVRDQMVGPWQTPVADVSVTATSLTPGITTGEAMAMGEKPTLALISPAASARMAVAESLLNIAAASIPNRLSKVRLSANWMAASGHPGEGAALYEAVEAIGMQLCPELGISIPVGKDSMSMKTKWEGKEVTAPLSLVISAFAPVNDLSSTWTPALRRPEDVGETLLMFVDLAGGKKAMGGSALAQCFSQVGDVAPDVHDVDDIKDFFHAVEQLHESDIVLAYHDRSDGGLFTTLAEMMFAGRCGLDVMLDRIVTSGRPKDLIETLFNEELGAVFQIRKKHENVFRGVFAPMKPITIATVPKAPRQDVAMYYGADCVYRASRKELQQKWAHTSWAMQKLRDNPDCADAEKKNIEDDQDPGLRFKLTFKPEENILPWSTTLTSQIRAKPRVAILREQGVNGQAEMAFAFSVAGFTPIDVHMTDILSGRFSLASCVGLAACGGFSYGDVLGAGQGWAKSVLLHENTKNEFKAFFERKDTFALGVCNGCQFLSRLTEIIPGAETWPTFERNASEQYEARVCMVEVANTPSQPPSVFLHGMEGSYLPIVTAHGEGRANFSATGQSSPQSLIDQGLVSMRYVDNYLKTTERFPYNPNGSPMGITAVRTPDGRVLAMMPHPERTILKDVASYIPREQAKEWGEYGPWTRMFKSARRWVG
- the PP2Aregb2 gene encoding protein phosphatase 2A regulatory beta sub-unit 2 gives rise to the protein MKGFRQRVSQLSRAKDREGNKLAKKKDSTSGTASPHNGTTQSPAGSAHATPTSSTSNLVDPRNKPLPADAPNQSHPGAPVPGQSQANAQNPSLFAQHGAISAMPGQGQQGGPSTPGRQNNPLAPSVVISPSAPHVPPPGAAETMPHDLAPPKAGSKSLLFDRLQATPKDTVPEGIRTPKRQHSSRFDISDQRQRELEKLPGFHEVPPNRRQELFMQKLDQCNIIFDFNDASGDMKSKEIKRLALHELLDYVAQNRQVISEPMYPRVVEMFAKNLFRPIPPPMNPQGEAFDPEEDEPVLEVAWPHIQVVYEFFLRFIESQDFNTNYAKQYIDHGFVLQLLELFDSEDPRERDFLKTTLHRIYGKFLNLRSYIRRSINNVFFQFVYETERFNGIAELLEILGSIINGFALPLKEEHKLFLTRVLIPLHKVKSLSMYHPQLAYCIVQFLEKDAALTEEVVLGLLRYWPKVNSTKEVMFLNEVEDIFEVMDPAEFAKVQEPLFNQLAKSVASPHFQVAERALYFWNNEYFCNLVSDNVDVILPIMFAPLYENSKGHWNRTIHGMVYNAMKLFMEVNPQLFDECSHDYTEQQNNAEAVKANRQAKWDRLTQLAEQMKANGHSPAVRPPQGYGTGSKSPVREGEGDPISMERLRLQDDRRADRQTKRSHSSKSRHTDGSSSTSAAPSSAVSGSRSRSESGKSR